The Juglans microcarpa x Juglans regia isolate MS1-56 chromosome 2D, Jm3101_v1.0, whole genome shotgun sequence DNA window atatgaaattggtaatatttcGATGAAATTGGTGTTTTTGAGTACAGGTTAATACATGGAATTTGTATTAAGGACATATCTTATGTAATGAGTGctaattacaatatatatatatataattaattttaaaaaaacaataatagtaaaaaaataatattttattattattttagctcAAAGATGTATAATCTATTGTGaaaatttttcttgaatgaCAAAGACAATATCCAAAATGTGTGATTTTATATTTGCATACAGATAAACCAATGTAAATACTCTAAAAAATGATGCGATCTTCTAATTCAAATGATGACAGTAGATTACACAATGATAACTAGTATTTAGAAACATTTTGATAAGCAAGAAATGATAGAGCTTTCTTTAACTCTTTGAAATCTCTGGTGgagaagaaatcaattagtATTTAGAAACATTTTGATAGATTCCCAGGTTGTGATACACAGAGCGAAACAAGTGCAACTGgatttatatatagatgaacCAATACATGAGCATCGAGTTAGTGTAGAAAATAGAAGGACAGTTACATGAGAATGTCCACCTCAaggtttttttaaagttaaCTCGAATAtgattattgataaaaaatattataaaataggaATATGAATAGCAGTAAGCGATGAAGTTGGAAACTTTCTAGCAACCTTGAGGAAAAAACAAGACTTAATGCCTGATCCTAATATAGCAGAGGCCATATCAGTAGCGATAGTAGTAAGTTTGGAATAGAATTGGGTATGAGGAAGGTCACACCCGAAAAAGACTCCAAAAGAGTGGTCAATGAACTCAATCTAAAGAATCAAAATGGAAGCTACTTTGAGATGATCATAAATGATACTCAAGCTACAATGACAAAGTTGGAAACATGTATAGTCAGTCATGTAAACAGTGAGGGCAATTCTATTGCCCATAATCTAGCTAAAGTTGCTTTATATGTGTAGGCATGGAGGAAACTCCAATAATTTATCAGATCATGTAATACAACATAATATCAATGAAGGAAGTTGCTTctcacaaaaaaaagaaaaagaaaaaaaagaagataactAATTATTCTCTCCAATCCTATCCTCCgtgttttgtaatttgattttctatttttgtgaaGTTTTCCTTTCATGCTTTAAACCAAAACCCTAGGGAAGGggatataacattttattattattattttttatatctctGTTGAATTAAACGGCATTTATATCaaatactattagtctattagaattacttatttataaacaaatagtataaaatatgGTGTCGTAAAAGGCGAAGATGAGTTGCTGCAGTCCCTAGTACCAATTAGTACTGGACTCTCTAATTTTTGACTCACTCCAGACAAGACTGACGTAAACAAGGCTCCAACATTGCTTGCTTCAGTCCCAAAGTGCCGCACTGCCGCTTTTCCAGCGCGAGTGAGGAGCCCACACTCCCCAACCAAAAAACAGAGGACAATGCTAGGTGCACTCCAAATATGGACCTTAGTTCAAATGagtttacttatttatttattttaaatatttttaattaaaataaaataaaatataaatatatatttactaatagttacttttttaactattaaaaaaataaaaatatataaataagcatatttgatgaacatatttaaaaattatactatcattttctaaagGATATTGCTAGCTGGCCCAGTTACTGTTGGTGTGCTAGTTagtgtatttaaatgttttttatttatttttgacatttttttaatatatttaatctttaagaaaaaaataaaaaaaatacacatctTTATTAATGGtcacttatttaatcattaagtaaaaaaataaataaaaaaattaaataaccgAAAGGTAAGTTTGAACGATAAATTTGAGAATTCTACTAACAATTTacttttccaaaaacaaaagaggACCTAATCCCATTCCCTCCCTTTGCGTACatctaaaataaagatataaactTATAACTTTAgttataacttttataatttttattttttttaataaagtgatataattatattaattgcgGGCAGagtgatataaaaaaatgacgtttaaaatatatatatatatatatataaatatatatatattaaaatctaatgCTCTAGTCCCTCTGCGTGAAAAGAAGgtaaaatttgttttctttagaGAGGAAATAGCTTTATTCCTTTTCCCTTGTCCTCCTGCCGTGTCCCTCGAAGGCTCAAACCACACCATCCAACTGCAGCAAAGATCCCAAGCATAGCACAAGAGACACAAGAGACCCAGAAAACGGATACGCGCGCGCTCGCACACAGATGCCACGTCATATCTCCAGGTCGCCGCTAGTAGACTTTCTCAAATCGAAAACCTGCCGTGCCTCCCGTCGAATTTCTTATTTCCTGTCCATGAAATTGTTGTACGACGGTTGACCTAATATATTCGTTCCCATACAAAGCTCACATATACATACGCACTGACGCGCAAGTGAGAAACACAGATGGGTAATTCTTTTGGGTGTTCTGCAACCGGTGAGAGGCTGGTATCGGCCGCTCGAGACGGCGATTTGATCGAGGCCAAAATGCTATTGGATTGCAATCCATGCCTGGCCAAGTACTCCACCTTCGGTGGCCTCAATTGCCCCCTCCATTTTGCTGCCGCCAAGGGCCACAACGAGgtcctttccctttttctttttgctattttcatCTCGCAGCTTCCTATTGAtcctttttccccttttcccTGACCTTTGTTTTGGTATCCTATGGGGTTGGTgtgtgtttgaaatttgaatagaTTGTGGCGTTGTTGCTTGAGAATGGAGCAGATGCGAATTCGAGGAATTACTGTGGTCAGGTACAAGATTTGGTGGTTTTCTCATCTATGTTCTGTTTTATATTGCTGATTCTTTGTTAGATAACATTTGTTTTGGCATTTACGGTTTAGGTTTTCAGCGCATTTTCTGAGATGGGTATGGATGTTCTTAATTACATTTTAATTCGTTGGCTTTGATATAGTATTTGGAACAAGCAACGCTACTTTTCATCCTTGATTTTGCCATCCTCCACACTTGCTAGTTACTGTAAGTGATTAACACATAAAATTGCGCCACATAAACAGTGACCAGATATGACAAAATCaaggatgaatattttttctcatttggaATTGGAATTGGAAGCTTGGAATGAATTTGagattgaatttgaattttcttgTCGGAGACGCATAGATAATCCTGCTGTAAAAGGCCTTTTCCCCCCTTTCTGTGATCTGCCTAATTCAGTAATTAAGATTAGAAACGTTCAGTGCAAACACTGATTTTTGAAAAACCGGTAGCTTGAATATGCTCTTCATGACTCAACATATTATTGGGTCTGTGTTGAATCTGattgattattttgataagtaaaatgaaCAGTGTTAACCCTtaagggttggctcaagtggtaaaggccttgatCTTGacggtatgctccctccaggtctaagaTTTGAAttctcttgggtgcaaacaatttataGGGGCCATCGGGCTGGGGGAGTTCTCCTTGGATTATCCGAGGTGCACtttgtgggaaactccttgccaagggcttgtgcacccccgaaattagttgggactttgttctcagacacccggtgccaataaaaaaaaaagagtaaaatgaaCAGTATTGAATCTGATCGATAAGAGGATGTTGATAGGAAATGCTTCTGAATCAAAATTAAGAACTAATTCTGGTTGCCCCATAATCTAAACTGGTATGATCAATAATGTCACTGATCTTGTAAAAATGACTTAGTGTAATTGACATGGCTCTTTATTTGCATTCGTATTTGAAGACGGCATTGATGCAAGCTTGTAGATATGGGCACTGGGAAGTTGTGCAGACTCTTCTTCTTTATAGATGCAATGTGAGTTTTCGAAACTTctgttttttattaatttcctaTTATAATCTTAAGCCCATTGGTCTGGTCAAAGCTTCAATGTGAGAGTGAGAAATTTTGTCCTTCAATTTTGCTCATTTCTGGTCGTATTTATTGATCGATTGTTTTGagcaatttttttcaattattacaGGTTACAAGGGCGGATTATCTCAGTGGAAGGACAGCCCTCCACTTTGCAGCCGTCAGTGGTCATGCAAGATGTATAAGACTTGTAGTGGCTGACTTTGTTCAAAGTGCTCCTAATGAAGCTCTACATGCACAGGCGGATGGTGATCGAAGTGATGGCACAGATGTAAAGAATAAGTACGACCAAAGGTGTGAGGCTTTAAcgaatttattaaatatgtagatATTTCCTGGATTTACACCTGAAAGTGGTAGTAAAATACGTTTATTCTTGTTTGTAAAGATTTTGAATACTTGAACGCTTTATTAGCAATAAAGAATTACGATGTGAATTCCTGCTGGAAGAATTGTTGCATAGAtatcttgaatataattttgtattattgcTTTTTGTTTCTACCCTTTTTCATGTCTGGTTCTGTATAACCCTCAGCATCTTTATTTTCCCTGTGGGTCAAGCTATCATCAGATAACATCTCTGCCTGGCCATGATGATTTTGGGTGCTATATAAAAGTCATCTGTACATTTTGttcttactatttatttatttatcctgTGCAGTGCTTTGtctaagtttgtaaataaggcAGCTGATGGTGGTATCACTGCTCTTCACATGGCTTCATGGAACGGGTATTTTGATTGCGTACGGCTCCTTCTTGACCTTCATGCCAATGTTTCGGCTGTAACATTTCATTATGGAACTTCCATGGATTTGATAGGTATGCTCTGTGCTGAAGTATGGCACCTTATATCTTTGATGGTTGCTTCTTGGTCACTCTTCAAACTGAAATTAGAACATCTTTCCAGGAGCTGGAAGCACTCCATTGCACTATGCTGCTTCTGGGGGAAATTTGAAATGTTGTCAGGCAAGATTTTTAACAGCCTTGTTGGTTACTTAATTTatggtttttcttgaatttgaaatgaTGGTGTTATTTCTTCTTCAGATTCTCCTTGCAAGAGGCGCCAGTAGGATATCCTTGAATTGCAACGGGTATAATATCTGAACTGGGTCTTTGGGTGTGCAGTCTTAGTATTAGTTACTCCATGCgatgagatgatgaaaaaaaaaaatccatgcgacatgaataaaaggattgtatctttgaaagaattgcaatgGGTATAATATCTGAACTGGGTCTTTGGGTGTCCGGTCTTAGTATTAGTAGTATTAGTTACTCCATGTGACGAgtccataaaaagaaaacagaaagaaaaaactcCACGCTacatgaataaatgaatttcatcttttctttcagGTGGCTTCCTATTGATGTTGCCAGAATGTGGGGGCGCCACTGGCTTGAACCATTGCTAGCACCCAATTCCAACTTGATATTACCGGCATTCCCTTCTTCTAATTATCCATCCTTGCCTCTCTTGAGTGTACTTAACATAGCAAGGTGATATTACAGTTAACATGCCTACAAATGCATCTCATGacttttgaaaaagttttaccTTATAAATGGTGTGAAAAAATCATGGAAGAATACTTTGGCTTTGCGGATGTCACCCTGGGTATTCAGTGGGTTGCTGACTATGAGCCCATAGAACTTAAGGCATACACACTTAGAAGCAGTTTTTTGAGGAGTCTAGGGCACGTATGATGGCAGGCAGTCATCATACTCAACTCCTTTTAGACTTCTAGACCATATCCTTTTATTTCCTGTAGACATTTGAGAAAGGGCCTGTTTTTCAGTGTTGAGACCGCAACATTGTAATGGTGTAAGACTCATTTTTCAATATTGAAACTAAGATCATGCATTGTGAATTCTATGCAGAGAGTGTGGATTAAAGTCCTCAACAACCTCCTCTGATGATGCTGATGTCTGTGCTGTCTGCTTGGAGAGAGCATGTTCTGTGGCTGCTGAAGGTCTGTTTCCTTCCTTTTGTCCACGGGCATTTGCATGGACATATGCATGTTGCATACGTAGATATTTTTACATCTCTAGAGCCTTTTTCCCTGGTAATGTGCTAAATGATGGATGAGTGATCTTCTTCTTAAGATGGACGATTGACTTGCCAAAAAAATTCTGTCAAGGTTGGCTAACTTCTAGTCATCCTGCTGATTGTTAGTTTAGTCATGTGTAACAACAACTTGTGATCGAATCAGTGTCGTTGGGTTTAGGAGGattaaggatttaaaaaatataaaattgatcTGGTTGAAGCAGTGAGCgctaacccccccccccccccccccccccccccccccccccggggcgcgtttttattttatgtttggtTGACAAGAAGTAGGATAGTCAACTGAGATTGTAAAATACCTTTTCTGAGAGAGAGGAGGGTGGAGCTTGTCTTCCACTCTTTTTGGCTGCCAAACTCAGCATTATGCTATCACTTCCTAAGAAGGTCTAGCTATGAGCAGTGTACCTTTCACTACCATTTGTGACATTCATGATTGAGAGAAATGAGATATCTTTTTCCTGGTATGATTTTCTAAATCTGTTTTTGGATTAATTATTGAAACATTGAAGCTTCATATAGAGTTCTTTCATTCCATGGAGTCATGTTAAATGGCTATGACAGTATTTATTCTCTATTCTCTGATAGGTAACACTTCCAATTACATGGTGTAGCACCTACACTTAATAATTGGTGTATCTATAATTTCAGGATGTGGGCATGAGCTTTGTGTAAAATGCGCTCTCTATCTTTGCTCGACATGCAATATTCCTTCTGAATTAGTGGGACCGCCTGGCTCCATTCCCTGTCCTCTCTGTAGATATGGAATCATTGCTTTCGTCAAATTGC harbors:
- the LOC121248419 gene encoding E3 ubiquitin-protein ligase XBAT33-like, with protein sequence MGNSFGCSATGERLVSAARDGDLIEAKMLLDCNPCLAKYSTFGGLNCPLHFAAAKGHNEIVALLLENGADANSRNYCGQTALMQACRYGHWEVVQTLLLYRCNVTRADYLSGRTALHFAAVSGHARCIRLVVADFVQSAPNEALHAQADGDRSDGTDVKNKYDQSALSKFVNKAADGGITALHMASWNGYFDCVRLLLDLHANVSAVTFHYGTSMDLIGAGSTPLHYAASGGNLKCCQILLARGASRISLNCNGWLPIDVARMWGRHWLEPLLAPNSNLILPAFPSSNYPSLPLLSVLNIARECGLKSSTTSSDDADVCAVCLERACSVAAEGCGHELCVKCALYLCSTCNIPSELVGPPGSIPCPLCRYGIIAFVKLPVSPAKENKLHTSLGLCTPCMLHPRDPDCQSPVHTPEIRKNRVASVSSDLLCPVTCSPFPSVTIPLCTCNDGPCPSFEPREVETQDESPHRLQAISMDNDKMERPRLERTSCSSLFWGRRSCSREHQCNSEINA